A stretch of DNA from Esox lucius isolate fEsoLuc1 chromosome 18, fEsoLuc1.pri, whole genome shotgun sequence:
ggggggggggggtcatgggCCTAGTGACTGAGAGTATTGCCATGCAGCTTCATTGACTAACATGAGAACTACATGGGAAGTGTTAAGAGGAAGGTTTTTCCACAGATTAAAAAGAACGCTAAATACCAAAGAAGGAATAAGAagtttccattttgttttctcCCATCAGGAAATTGATGAGCTGATGCAAAAGATCTATGTCGCAGTAGCCAAGGTGGACATGAACTTTGCCCTCCCTGACCTCTCCTCTGCCCTCAAACAAATCCAGTCTCAGTACGACAGCATTGCTGCCAGAAACTTACAGGTACCAGTTTGGCATACTATTACTGATCTATTACACATTTAATATGTTAAAACTGAATTAAcgtttttgctgttgtttattAGGAAATGGACGCTTGGTACAAGTCAAAGTTCCAAGACCTCAACAACGTGACGTCGAAACATGTTAAAAGCGTTCGAAGCGTGAGAGAGGAAATCGCACGTTACAAGAAAGATGTGAGACCTCACTTTTCTTTCTTGTCGTAATTTTTGTTGACCCCACCAGAAAACAGAATgaaagtgcgtgtgtgtgtgtttgtagctcTTAAACCTGGAGCGTGAGTTGGAGTCCTTGAAAACAAGGAATGAATCACTGGAGAATCAGATTCGTGATGCCgtggagagacaaaaaaaagaagaggaggCACTATTGGTAAGTTGAATTAATGTCACAACACCTTCACCGTAACAGGTCATTAGAAGCATAGCAAGTCAACACATTAAGATGGATCTCTACAAAGTTGGCAACAAATTAGAGATCTTTAAATGGACAGGAACATTGTCATTTGGCTCCTTATGACCTACCGCTTGATTCCCACAGGAGCGTATTGAGGAGCTGAAGCTGGAACTGAAGATGATGAAGGAGAAGATAGCTTTGCTTCTGAGGGAGTACCAGGAGCTGCTCAACGTAAAGATGGCCCTGGAGATGGAGATCACCACCTACAGGTGACAAACTCCTGTACAGTCTAAACAGGCCTTTTGTATGACTTATTTGCTCttgttgaagaaaaaaaatgacatgtgAAACCAGATTCTGCTCGTTGTTTGCTTTCATCACTTTTGAGTTTGTCAGCTTCCTGGAATTGATTAAAAacaggagacagaaagagactgcaaaGCTTTTGTTATGTGGTCTGCCGTACTTGTAATGTACATAGCTCACGTCTTCTCTGTGGTTAATTTGTCAGGGCGCTCATTGAGGGCGAGGACATCCGTCTCAGCACCCTGGTCCAGACCATGTCCCTGGGGAGAGGAGGCATGGTCATCAGTGCTAGGATGGGCGCTAGCTCCACCTCTGACGACGACAGCAGAAAAACCAAAgaggccccagacagagggGCGGAGGCGATATTGTCAGGAAGCAAGACAGAAAGCTATGATGAACAGTCAGTGGAGATGACGGAGCGGAAGACTGTTCTCATGAGGTAGAGCAAGCTGGAGTCATCAACTTAAATCATGCTGGAAGATGTCATTCAAATTACTCATAATATCCCCCCCCTAAAACGATATGCATATAGTCTATCACATTCGTATGCAATTGCATGTCACCAACCGTCTTTTTcaacctgccccccccccttttcctATCGTTTTCCCATTTTTTCTCAGAACAGTTAAAACCGACGCAGACACgtatgagagagacacacaggaacGCACCATTATCATCTCTGGGGCTGCTGACTACATAGATGAGGAGTAGAGCTGGATGCCAAGAAACGCTGCTCCAAAACCACCTTAGGATTAAATGCTAAGCCCTTCCTTCCTTGGAGCCCTTCTCAGGCCCCTAGGATAGTTAATGCCCAAGGTTCCTCTGGTCTCCTTCAAAGTGTCTCTGTCTGCACTAAATTCCTTTCTGAGCCTCACACTGCCTTTCCATAAGCTTGagctccctgtgtgtctgagaaCCATCTCTATCTACAAGCAACCAATAATAAAATCTATCAGCAAAGCAACTCTGAAGCAAATGTGatgatttccaaaaatatgTTATGTTAAAATCAAACCGCATCAGTAATATGTCAATTTCTGTTTTCCTAGTTACATGGTGGTAAACAATTTCATAGCAGCAGTTTTTCCAGTTCAGGTCCATTCCAAACAGTGCAACAAatcaacatttacataattacatGAGGATCACCCAAAACCACTTAATTGACAGGGTTATGgctgggttaaaaaaaaaaaaaaaaaaggattacaGGTTCAACCATAATTAGAATATGCTCCAGtcaccttccaaaacagtgaTTCTCTTGACTTCACATTGTCTGAAACTAATCCCATTGCAAAGACTCACAGAAAGGTCTTAAAGTATTAAAGGCAGTGTCCAGTATAAAACCATTTGGCACAAGAATAGAAACTTTAGGTACAGTCATGGTTCAGGAATTTGTCTTTAAAGGAATGTGAAAGAATCATAGGACTAATCGATCTTACAAATCGCACAGTGTGTTTATAAAGGTTTGGGttcctctcccactcctcctgCAAGCTGGTGCACTGCCAGGCTAACTTCATGTGCCAGGGCATCAGCGCTCTCCTGAAACACATAGGAGCAAATCATCATCAGACACTGACAAGCATAAAGCAAACTAAAGGCATGTTGACTGAACACCAGTGAATCCCTATCAGGCAGAGTTTCTCCACACGGCAGGTTGTGTTCCCCGCCCCGTAGCCCCACCTGTGTGTCAGCCTCGGCGTACACTCGGACCACATCCTCTGTGCCAGACGGCCGCACGAATGAGCGCGCCCGTCTGTACTTCTTCACCAGCAGGTCTATGGCTTCCTGCAGCCCCTCTGGACGCACAGTCCTCCTCTCGGCATCGGTGGTGTCGATCACCCGCCGGTCTGCCACCTACAGGCCACGCAGAGACATGACAAACGGCTAGCCACTGGGACGAGCTGTGGCGAAACATGCTGGATGTGTTCATGCCATACAAGCATTTCTAAATCGGCTGACTCCCAAAGTACCCCGAGGCACCTACGCGCTCCACCACACACCTTGACTTTGAGCTGCCTGTTGGGCAGATCCGTGTAGATGGCGTCCCACTGCTGCACTGTCATCCCCCTGATGGCTAACACAGCCTCGATCAGCAGCATGTCAGACATGGCATCCCCGACTGtctacagagagagggagaacatcAATTACGGGTACACAAGACCTGACCCTCCATATGGTCAGGTCACTCAGTCGCTGAGATTGGTGACCTAACCACGCGTTCCCACCTGGTTGATGAGGTTGATCGTGTTGTGCAGTGTGAACGCGGCCCTCTTCCTCTCGTCGTTGGCGTTGGAGTCCCGGGCTAGCTGCTGGATCTTCTCCTCTGCCAGTTTACTGAAAAGGACCTGTGGTGGGACAGCGACAACCGGAAACACCAACACGTTCACAAGGGCCGACCGACACAGAGCGGCATACTGTACGTTCAAGCGATAATCGTGTCACACATGagtgtttaagtgtgtgtgtgtgtgtgtgtgttgcctacTTACAGTCCCATGTCCGTTGGCCTCAAAATAAATCCCAATGTCAAACTCCTGGGCTGCGTGATGCAGGTGTTTAACTCCAGTCTTGGTGCACCTGACTATCACCTGGGAGAAGAGAAACGGTCAGCACTGAGAGGCATTGTGGGCAGaaccaggagtgtgtgtgtgtttcttcacCTTCATGACATCTTCAAGGTAGCGCGTAGAGCTGCCGTTAGCATATGCTGTCTGTACCACAGCTATCTGCAGGTCAAGGCCAGCCTGCAGAAACACGAGGGGGGGGGCATAGGTTTGACACTTGAGTGAGGAGTGCTGTTACGTGCAGGTGTAGCTTCGTATCCCAGGTTGGTGTGGTGATGGAGCGTGAGCGCGGACCTGTGTAAGCAGGTCTTTGAGGTATGTGCTGATGAGGGTGGCGATTTTGTCTCCGTCGAGGAGGTGGAATCGACTGGCTGAGTCGGTGTAGTAATACACAATACGATCAGCATCTCCGTCGTACGAACAGCAACGCTCCCCAGCACTAATTTCCACAcctagagaggaagaggaaaagaaACAGGCTCATAGCAGTCCACATCAGGAGTTCGGCTGTTGCCAACAGTAAATATAATGCCTTTCATTGAGATGCCCTCCCTCTGGTGGTCAAACGTGGAAACTACAAGACAAAAGATAACCTGACTGTCCTAACAAGACATAAAAGCAGGCATGTTAATCAGTCCCCTGCAGCCTGAGAGACACACCCTGTGAGTCAAAGGTTCCATGAGTCATCTCACTATGGATTTCAACACCCTTAAGGTGAGTTCTGCCAGGGGTGCATCTCAACAACCAGAAGTTGCTTCCTTTTCTTGATTCTCATTACCCTGACATATCTTAAACTTAAAACAAATGGTTACAAGGGGATATAATCCAGATAGATGTTCGCTCCCTCAGTTCTGATCAAACCACAGGAAACTTGGGGAGGACGCCATTTGGGCTCTGTTGAGGTGGAGCAGACTACAGTCTCACCTTTAGGAGCTCTCTGCTGTACTTTGACAAAGTCTGCACCACACAGGTGGTTGAGTTTGCCACTGGAGCCGTCGTTAAAGAGGGATAGCTGCAGCTCTTTCTTCAGGTAGGTCTCCATCTCAGATACCTTCAGAGCACCAATACCATTAGCCCCGTCCACCAGCAGGGTCTTCTGGTCATCTGTACGGTTAGGCACCTAGGTGTGTGGAAACACGCATCAGAAAATAATTTACTGGACACGCTTATAACTACATATGTTTTTAGGTAAATATTTAAATCAAGAGATTTCTTTTAAATACTCTCTTCAGCTTTTCTACGTTTCGTCAGTCTTATTAATGAAATCTACTGAAGTTCTTTATTGGACTGAAATTTGAAGAGAGGGGTCGTACGTTTTTAGTGAGCTGGATGAAAGCCTGGGAGAGTTTCTGGTAGTAACCTTTGATTGTGGCTTCGCCATAGCGACCCTGGGTGTTCTGACAGCACACCAGGTAGTGCAGCTGAGGAGTGGTCACCAAGCCATTGTCTGACAGGAGtccacacaacaacaaccaacAGTAAGTCACATACCAGGGCACAGCTGAATCTTAATGAGAAAACAGACAAAGGAAACCTAAGACTTATAGCACCTTTACAGTGTCCTCCAAGCGCACAGACCCCATCCATTACTGCCTTGGACAGGCTCTCACTGCTGCACCTGAAGAAACACAACCAATCAGATAATGGCAATAGCTGAAAAAGCATTGGGTGAATTGGCATTTGGGCACAAAGTTACTTTGCCCCAAGTTGTTTCGCTAACCTGGCGTCTTCAAGGCCACAGTTGAGTTTCTAGTGAATGACATCACGTTAGTACCTGGTGTCTTTGCCCACAAACACGTTGGCTTCCTGGGCCATGTCGATGGCCTCTCTCTCGATTAGGTCCTTCAGAGTGGGGAGAAGCCCCTCCTGCTCGGCGTTGGCTAGCTCGGTGGCATAGCCCTCCCATGCGGGGGTCACCATCTCCCCCATGGGGTCAACCAGCTTCACCCCGTTGTCCTCCTAGGAAGGAAGAGGTGAAAGAGTGGTGGAAAAGACGGATAGGAAGGGATTGAGGCAGTACAATACAGGAggtaggggggagggagaggaagaaagaggggggtgagatagatggagagagaggaaggggatgAGGGAGAACAATTCAGGAGGTAGGGGGGAGGGAGATGAAGAAAGAGGGGGGtgagatagatggagagagaggaaggggatgAGGGAGAACAATTCAGGAGGTAGGGGGGAGGGAGATGAAGAAAGAGGGGGGtgagatagatggagagagaggaaggggatgAGGGAGAACAAGGACACGACTACTGTGCATGTCAGAAAAGCAATAGTTTGCCTGAAACCAAATCAATTCAAGAGAATATCAAGAGAATCCACACAGGCTTAAGTGTGGTCTTGAGAGCACACCAGAACAGAACGCCTGGGTAAACCAGTCAAAGAGCCATACCATTGGACTGGGTGAAAGTTATCAAAGGAAGCGTTGGGTTTTGCTCACCTCAGGGTTGTGTGAGGCTGTGACCATGACCCCAATGGTAGCCTTAGTCTTCTTGGAGCGGAGCGTGGCCAGTAAACCCATTCGGAACATGATGTGATCTAGCTTCTTAGCACAGGTCCGGAACCCTGCTGTGCCATACTGTAGAACCAGCCCTACAGGTTTGGGGTGGTGAGCAGACTTCTGGGTTACCTCCTCAAACTCAGCCATTTCtgaaa
This window harbors:
- the pgm3 gene encoding phosphoacetylglucosamine mutase, which translates into the protein MAEFEEVTQKSAHHPKPVGLVLQYGTAGFRTCAKKLDHIMFRMGLLATLRSKKTKATIGVMVTASHNPEEDNGVKLVDPMGEMVTPAWEGYATELANAEQEGLLPTLKDLIEREAIDMAQEANVFVGKDTRCSSESLSKAVMDGVCALGGHCKDNGLVTTPQLHYLVCCQNTQGRYGEATIKGYYQKLSQAFIQLTKNVPNRTDDQKTLLVDGANGIGALKVSEMETYLKKELQLSLFNDGSSGKLNHLCGADFVKVQQRAPKGVEISAGERCCSYDGDADRIVYYYTDSASRFHLLDGDKIATLISTYLKDLLTQAGLDLQIAVVQTAYANGSSTRYLEDVMKVIVRCTKTGVKHLHHAAQEFDIGIYFEANGHGTVLFSKLAEEKIQQLARDSNANDERKRAAFTLHNTINLINQTVGDAMSDMLLIEAVLAIRGMTVQQWDAIYTDLPNRQLKVKVADRRVIDTTDAERRTVRPEGLQEAIDLLVKKYRRARSFVRPSGTEDVVRVYAEADTQESADALAHEVSLAVHQLAGGVGEEPKPL